In one Gossypium hirsutum isolate 1008001.06 chromosome D09, Gossypium_hirsutum_v2.1, whole genome shotgun sequence genomic region, the following are encoded:
- the LOC107893009 gene encoding 18.1 kDa class I heat shock protein: MISSICTLYSSLLYSHFIESRRKMALISQLFGDEIYDPFLSMVNKCPVLNTPTDWKETPEAHVFISDLPGLNKKEVNVEIDDERVLKIYGERKEEKDDKNVKWHRVERCRGEFRRSFRLPENVKTDGVKASMEDGVLVVTVPKQEVKKPEKKMIEIEEIKG; this comes from the coding sequence ATGATAAGTTCCATTTGTACATTATATTCATCATTACTGTATTCCCATTTCATAGAATCCAGAAGAAAGATGGCTCTCATCTCCCAATTATTTGGCGATGAAATTTACGACCCTTTCCTTTCAATGGTCAACAAATGTCCAGTCCTTAACACCCCAACAGATTGGAAAGAAACCCCAGAGGCCCATGTGTTCATATCTGATCTTCCAGGGCTCAACAAAAAGGAAGTGAACGTTGAGATTGATGATGAAAGGGTGCTCAAAATATATGGAGAAAGGAAGGAGgagaaagatgataaaaatgttaAGTGGCATAGAGTTGAGCGTTGCAGAGGCGAGTTCCGTAGGAGTTTTAGGTTGCCGGAGAATGTGAAGACCGATGGAGTTAAGGCATCAATGGAGGATGGTGTGCTTGTGGTGACTGTCCCCAAACAAGAAGTGAAGAAACCAGAGAAGAAAATGATTGAGATTGAGGAGATCAAGGGTTGA
- the LOC107893008 gene encoding BAG family molecular chaperone regulator 2 has protein sequence MMKLKSKRFCRGSFKFGNGGNSVKGGEKRCGNNDNTIISEIKWELRPGGMLVQKRETSGSSVGEGMITVRVSTVSECHDVSIESTSTFGELKMILSLITSLEPREQRLLFKGKEREDDEYLHMVGVKDKDKVLLLEDPAIKEMKKLHRLAGTQQIGTPYCTISV, from the exons ATGATGAAGTTGAAGTCAAAGAGGTTTTGCAGAGGCAGCTTTAAGTTTGGCAATGGTGGAAATAGTGTAAAAGGTGGTGAAAAGAGATGCGGAAACAATGATAATACTATTATAAGTGAAATCAAATGGGAACTTAGGCCTGGTGGGATGCTTGTTCAAAAGAGAGAAACCAGTGGTTCAAGTGTTGGAGAAGGGATGATCACTGTTAGAGTCTCAACTGTTTCTGAATGCCATGATGTTTCCATTGAATCAACTTCCACTTTTG GGGAATTGAAGATGATTTTGTCATTGATAACAAGCTTGGAGCCAAGAGAGCAAAGGCTATTATTCAAAGGGAAAGAAAGGGAAGATGATGAATATTTACACATGGTTGGGGTCAAAGACAAAGATAAAGTGCTTTTGCTTGAAGATCCAGCCATAAAGGAAATGAAGAAGCTTCATAGATTGGCAGGAACCCAACAAATTGGCACTCCATATTGCACCATAAGTGTATGA